From one Erinaceus europaeus chromosome 4, mEriEur2.1, whole genome shotgun sequence genomic stretch:
- the MAPK8IP2 gene encoding C-Jun-amino-terminal kinase-interacting protein 2 isoform X3: protein MADRAEMFSLSTFHSLSPPGCRPPQDISLEEFDDEDLSEITDDCGLGLSYDSDHCEKDSLSLGRSEQPHPICSFQDDFQEFEMIDDNDDDDDDEEEEEEEEEDDDEEEEEEEGEGESKEGGGKKVPVLDALIPSPSQEEPHKHRPTTLQLTTLGAQPALLPPPRQDSLNNNEGFAPAPPASWQETVPSSPTQEPTREPPALLPPAPAEESPCGAQSPEHPGCDCEGNGPAGPPAPDGTSPSSDPGIEADLGSRSSGGRGGRRSSQELSSPGSDSEDAGGARLGRMISSISETELELSSDGGSSSGRSSHLTNSIEEASSPASEPEPEPPCEPPRRPAFLPVGPDDTNSEYESGSESEPDLSEDADSPWLLSNLVSRMISEGSSPIRCPGQCLSPAQRPGEPTSPAGDLASTDHAAAGPGDVELLDMETLCGSPPPVPPAPRPLPAQPGPCLFLSNPTRDTITPLWAASGRAARSGRSCSAACSEEEDEEEEDEDDAEDKPGLPGGRGSAPVAPLDASLVYDAVKYTLVVDEHTQLELVSLRRCAGLGDDSEDSGGEASEEEPGAALLGGDQTPGDASPDSPDLTFSKKFLNVFVNSTSRSSSTESFGLFSCLVNGEEREQTHRAVFRFIPRHPDELELDVDDPVLVEAEEDDFWFRGFNMRTGERGVFPAFYAHAVPGPAKDLLGSKRSPCWVDRFDVQFLGSVEVPCHQGNGILCAAMQKIATARKLTVHLRPPASCDLEISLRGVKLSLSGGPEFQHCSHFFQMKNISFCGCHPRNSCRAFLEYYQEHLEYACPTEDIYLE, encoded by the exons ATGGCGGATCGGGCGGAgatgttttctctctctacctttcactCGCTGTCGCCGCCAGGCTGCAG GCCACCTCAGGACATAAGCCTGGAAGAATTTGATGATGAAGATCTGTCTGAAATCACTGACGACTGTGGCCTGGGTCTCAGCTATGACTCGGACCACTGCGAGAag GACAGCCTCTCCCTGGGGCGTTCGGAGCAGCCGCACCCCATCTGTTCCTTCCAAGATGACTTCCAGGAGTTTGAGATGATAGATGACaatgatgacgatgatgacgatgaggaggaggaggaggaagaagaagaggatgatgatgaggaggaggaggaggaggagggagaaggggagagcaaaGAGGGAGGAGGCAAGAAAGTCCCCGTGTTGGATGCCCTGATCCCCTCCCCGTCCCAGGAGGAGCCCCACAAGCACCGGCCCACCACGCTCCAGCTGACTACACTAGGAGCCCAG CCCGCTCTTTTGCCCCCACCCCGCCAGGACTCGTTGAATAACAATGAAGGCTTTGCCCCAGCGCCCCCAGCCTCCTGGCAAGAGACAGTGCCCAGCTCACCCACCCAGGAGCCCACCAGAG AGCCGCCTGCGCTCCTCCCGCCCGCCCCCGCCGAGGAGAGCCCCTGCGGGGCGCAGTCGCCTGAGCACCCGGGTTGCGACTGCGAAGGGAACGGGCCCGCGGGGCCGCCTGCGCCCGACGGGACCTCGCCCTCCTCGGACCCCGGCATCGAAGCGGACCTGGGCAGCCGCTCGAGCGGGGGCCGCGGCGGCCGGCGGAGCAGCCAGGAGCTGTCCTCGCCGGGCTCGGACTCCGAGGACGCCGGGGGCGCGCGTCTGGGACGCATGATCTCGTCCATCTCCGAGAcggagctggagctgagcagcgaTGGGGGCAGCAGCAGCGGCCGATCCTCGCACCTCACCAACTCCATCGAGGAGGCCTCGTCCCCGGCCTCGGAGCCGGAGCCTGAGCCCCCCTGCGAGCCCCCGCGCCGCCCCGCCTTCCTGCCCGTGGGCCCCGACGACACCAACAGCGAGTACGAGTCTGGCTCCGAGTCGGAGCCCGACCTCAGCGAGGACGCTGACTCGCCCTGGCTGCTCAGCAACCTGGTGAGCCGCATGATCTCCGAGGGCTCGTCGCCCATCCGCTGCCCCGGCCAGTGCCTGTCCCCGGCGCAGCGGCCCGGGGAGCCCACCTCTCCCGCCGGCGACCTGGCCAGCACTGACCACGCGGCCGCGGGGCCCGGAGATGTGGAGCTGCTGGACATGGAGACGCTGTGCGGGTCGCCGCCCCCCGTGCCCCCCGCGCCCCGGCCACTCCCCGCGCAGCCCGGGCCCTGCCTCTTTCTCAGCAACCCCACGCGCGACACCATCACCCCGCTCTGGGCCGCCTCAGGCCGCGCCGCCCGCTCCGGCCGCTCCTGCTCTGCTGCCTGCtcggaagaggaggatgaggaggaagaggatgaggatgaTGCTGAGGACAAGCCAGGCCTCCCTGGGGGCAGGGGCTCGGCCCCTGTGGCGCCCCTGGACGCCTCTCTGGTGTACGACGCGGTCAAGTACACGCTGGTGGTGGACGAGCACACgcagctggagctggtgagcctGCGGCGCTGTGCCGGCCTGGGCGACGACAGCGAGGACAGTGGTGGCGAGGCCAGCGaggaggagccgggggctgcgCTGCTGGGAGGTGACCAGACCCCTGGGGACGCCTCCCCGGACAGCCCTGACCTCACCTTCTCCAAGAAATTCCTCAACGTATTCGTCAATAGCACCTCCCGCTCTTCCA gcACTGAGTCATTTGGCCTTTTTTCCTGCCTGGTCAAcggggaggagagagagcaaaCGCATCGGGCTGTCTTCAG gTTCATCCCTCGACACCCAGATGAGCTAGAGCTGGATGTGGACGATCCAGTGCTGGTGGAGGCTGAGGAGGACGACTTCTGGTTCCGAGGCTTCAACATGCGGACGGGGGAACGTGGGGTCTTTCCTGCCTTCTATGCTCACGCAGTGCCCGGCCCTGCCAAAGACCTGCTGG ggAGCAAGCGGAGTCCTTGCTGGGTGGACCGGTTTGACGTCCAGTTCCTGGGCTCCGTGGAGGTGCCTTGTCACCAGGGCAATGGCATCCTCTGTGCAGCCATGCAGAAG ATTGCCACTGCCCGGAAACTAACTGTCCACCTGCGTCCCCCAGCCTCCTGTGACCTCGAGATTTCTCTTCGGGGGGTCAAGCTAAGTTTGAGTGGAGGACCTGAG TTCCAGCACTGCAGCCACTTCTTCCAGATGAAGAACATCTCCTTCTGTGGTTGCCACCCCCGCAACAGCTG CCGAGCCTTCCTGGAATACTACCAGGAACACCTGGAGTACGCCTGCCCCACAGAGGACATCTACCTGGAGTAG
- the MAPK8IP2 gene encoding C-Jun-amino-terminal kinase-interacting protein 2 isoform X2, which produces MADRAEMFSLSTFHSLSPPGCRPPQDISLEEFDDEDLSEITDDCGLGLSYDSDHCEKDSLSLGRSEQPHPICSFQDDFQEFEMIDDNDDDDDDEEEEEEEEEDDDEEEEEEEGEGESKEGGGKKVPVLDALIPSPSQEEPHKHRPTTLQLTTLGAQDSLNNNEGFAPAPPASWQETVPSSPTQEPTREPPALLPPAPAEESPCGAQSPEHPGCDCEGNGPAGPPAPDGTSPSSDPGIEADLGSRSSGGRGGRRSSQELSSPGSDSEDAGGARLGRMISSISETELELSSDGGSSSGRSSHLTNSIEEASSPASEPEPEPPCEPPRRPAFLPVGPDDTNSEYESGSESEPDLSEDADSPWLLSNLVSRMISEGSSPIRCPGQCLSPAQRPGEPTSPAGDLASTDHAAAGPGDVELLDMETLCGSPPPVPPAPRPLPAQPGPCLFLSNPTRDTITPLWAASGRAARSGRSCSAACSEEEDEEEEDEDDAEDKPGLPGGRGSAPVAPLDASLVYDAVKYTLVVDEHTQLELVSLRRCAGLGDDSEDSGGEASEEEPGAALLGGDQTPGDASPDSPDLTFSKKFLNVFVNSTSRSSSTESFGLFSCLVNGEEREQTHRAVFRFIPRHPDELELDVDDPVLVEAEEDDFWFRGFNMRTGERGVFPAFYAHAVPGPAKDLLGSKRSPCWVDRFDVQFLGSVEVPCHQGNGILCAAMQKIATARKLTVHLRPPASCDLEISLRGVKLSLSGGPEFQHCSHFFQMKNISFCGCHPRNSCYFGFITKHPLLSRFACHVFVSQESMRPVAQSVGRAFLEYYQEHLEYACPTEDIYLE; this is translated from the exons ATGGCGGATCGGGCGGAgatgttttctctctctacctttcactCGCTGTCGCCGCCAGGCTGCAG GCCACCTCAGGACATAAGCCTGGAAGAATTTGATGATGAAGATCTGTCTGAAATCACTGACGACTGTGGCCTGGGTCTCAGCTATGACTCGGACCACTGCGAGAag GACAGCCTCTCCCTGGGGCGTTCGGAGCAGCCGCACCCCATCTGTTCCTTCCAAGATGACTTCCAGGAGTTTGAGATGATAGATGACaatgatgacgatgatgacgatgaggaggaggaggaggaagaagaagaggatgatgatgaggaggaggaggaggaggagggagaaggggagagcaaaGAGGGAGGAGGCAAGAAAGTCCCCGTGTTGGATGCCCTGATCCCCTCCCCGTCCCAGGAGGAGCCCCACAAGCACCGGCCCACCACGCTCCAGCTGACTACACTAGGAGCCCAG GACTCGTTGAATAACAATGAAGGCTTTGCCCCAGCGCCCCCAGCCTCCTGGCAAGAGACAGTGCCCAGCTCACCCACCCAGGAGCCCACCAGAG AGCCGCCTGCGCTCCTCCCGCCCGCCCCCGCCGAGGAGAGCCCCTGCGGGGCGCAGTCGCCTGAGCACCCGGGTTGCGACTGCGAAGGGAACGGGCCCGCGGGGCCGCCTGCGCCCGACGGGACCTCGCCCTCCTCGGACCCCGGCATCGAAGCGGACCTGGGCAGCCGCTCGAGCGGGGGCCGCGGCGGCCGGCGGAGCAGCCAGGAGCTGTCCTCGCCGGGCTCGGACTCCGAGGACGCCGGGGGCGCGCGTCTGGGACGCATGATCTCGTCCATCTCCGAGAcggagctggagctgagcagcgaTGGGGGCAGCAGCAGCGGCCGATCCTCGCACCTCACCAACTCCATCGAGGAGGCCTCGTCCCCGGCCTCGGAGCCGGAGCCTGAGCCCCCCTGCGAGCCCCCGCGCCGCCCCGCCTTCCTGCCCGTGGGCCCCGACGACACCAACAGCGAGTACGAGTCTGGCTCCGAGTCGGAGCCCGACCTCAGCGAGGACGCTGACTCGCCCTGGCTGCTCAGCAACCTGGTGAGCCGCATGATCTCCGAGGGCTCGTCGCCCATCCGCTGCCCCGGCCAGTGCCTGTCCCCGGCGCAGCGGCCCGGGGAGCCCACCTCTCCCGCCGGCGACCTGGCCAGCACTGACCACGCGGCCGCGGGGCCCGGAGATGTGGAGCTGCTGGACATGGAGACGCTGTGCGGGTCGCCGCCCCCCGTGCCCCCCGCGCCCCGGCCACTCCCCGCGCAGCCCGGGCCCTGCCTCTTTCTCAGCAACCCCACGCGCGACACCATCACCCCGCTCTGGGCCGCCTCAGGCCGCGCCGCCCGCTCCGGCCGCTCCTGCTCTGCTGCCTGCtcggaagaggaggatgaggaggaagaggatgaggatgaTGCTGAGGACAAGCCAGGCCTCCCTGGGGGCAGGGGCTCGGCCCCTGTGGCGCCCCTGGACGCCTCTCTGGTGTACGACGCGGTCAAGTACACGCTGGTGGTGGACGAGCACACgcagctggagctggtgagcctGCGGCGCTGTGCCGGCCTGGGCGACGACAGCGAGGACAGTGGTGGCGAGGCCAGCGaggaggagccgggggctgcgCTGCTGGGAGGTGACCAGACCCCTGGGGACGCCTCCCCGGACAGCCCTGACCTCACCTTCTCCAAGAAATTCCTCAACGTATTCGTCAATAGCACCTCCCGCTCTTCCA gcACTGAGTCATTTGGCCTTTTTTCCTGCCTGGTCAAcggggaggagagagagcaaaCGCATCGGGCTGTCTTCAG gTTCATCCCTCGACACCCAGATGAGCTAGAGCTGGATGTGGACGATCCAGTGCTGGTGGAGGCTGAGGAGGACGACTTCTGGTTCCGAGGCTTCAACATGCGGACGGGGGAACGTGGGGTCTTTCCTGCCTTCTATGCTCACGCAGTGCCCGGCCCTGCCAAAGACCTGCTGG ggAGCAAGCGGAGTCCTTGCTGGGTGGACCGGTTTGACGTCCAGTTCCTGGGCTCCGTGGAGGTGCCTTGTCACCAGGGCAATGGCATCCTCTGTGCAGCCATGCAGAAG ATTGCCACTGCCCGGAAACTAACTGTCCACCTGCGTCCCCCAGCCTCCTGTGACCTCGAGATTTCTCTTCGGGGGGTCAAGCTAAGTTTGAGTGGAGGACCTGAG TTCCAGCACTGCAGCCACTTCTTCCAGATGAAGAACATCTCCTTCTGTGGTTGCCACCCCCGCAACAGCTG CTATTTTGGCTTCATCACCAAACACCCTCTGCTGAGCCGCTTTGCTTGCCATGTCTTTGTCTCCCAGGAGTCCATGAGGCCAGTGGCCCAGAGTGTGGG CCGAGCCTTCCTGGAATACTACCAGGAACACCTGGAGTACGCCTGCCCCACAGAGGACATCTACCTGGAGTAG
- the MAPK8IP2 gene encoding C-Jun-amino-terminal kinase-interacting protein 2 isoform X1 — MADRAEMFSLSTFHSLSPPGCRPPQDISLEEFDDEDLSEITDDCGLGLSYDSDHCEKDSLSLGRSEQPHPICSFQDDFQEFEMIDDNDDDDDDEEEEEEEEEDDDEEEEEEEGEGESKEGGGKKVPVLDALIPSPSQEEPHKHRPTTLQLTTLGAQPALLPPPRQDSLNNNEGFAPAPPASWQETVPSSPTQEPTREPPALLPPAPAEESPCGAQSPEHPGCDCEGNGPAGPPAPDGTSPSSDPGIEADLGSRSSGGRGGRRSSQELSSPGSDSEDAGGARLGRMISSISETELELSSDGGSSSGRSSHLTNSIEEASSPASEPEPEPPCEPPRRPAFLPVGPDDTNSEYESGSESEPDLSEDADSPWLLSNLVSRMISEGSSPIRCPGQCLSPAQRPGEPTSPAGDLASTDHAAAGPGDVELLDMETLCGSPPPVPPAPRPLPAQPGPCLFLSNPTRDTITPLWAASGRAARSGRSCSAACSEEEDEEEEDEDDAEDKPGLPGGRGSAPVAPLDASLVYDAVKYTLVVDEHTQLELVSLRRCAGLGDDSEDSGGEASEEEPGAALLGGDQTPGDASPDSPDLTFSKKFLNVFVNSTSRSSSTESFGLFSCLVNGEEREQTHRAVFRFIPRHPDELELDVDDPVLVEAEEDDFWFRGFNMRTGERGVFPAFYAHAVPGPAKDLLGSKRSPCWVDRFDVQFLGSVEVPCHQGNGILCAAMQKIATARKLTVHLRPPASCDLEISLRGVKLSLSGGPEFQHCSHFFQMKNISFCGCHPRNSCYFGFITKHPLLSRFACHVFVSQESMRPVAQSVGRAFLEYYQEHLEYACPTEDIYLE, encoded by the exons ATGGCGGATCGGGCGGAgatgttttctctctctacctttcactCGCTGTCGCCGCCAGGCTGCAG GCCACCTCAGGACATAAGCCTGGAAGAATTTGATGATGAAGATCTGTCTGAAATCACTGACGACTGTGGCCTGGGTCTCAGCTATGACTCGGACCACTGCGAGAag GACAGCCTCTCCCTGGGGCGTTCGGAGCAGCCGCACCCCATCTGTTCCTTCCAAGATGACTTCCAGGAGTTTGAGATGATAGATGACaatgatgacgatgatgacgatgaggaggaggaggaggaagaagaagaggatgatgatgaggaggaggaggaggaggagggagaaggggagagcaaaGAGGGAGGAGGCAAGAAAGTCCCCGTGTTGGATGCCCTGATCCCCTCCCCGTCCCAGGAGGAGCCCCACAAGCACCGGCCCACCACGCTCCAGCTGACTACACTAGGAGCCCAG CCCGCTCTTTTGCCCCCACCCCGCCAGGACTCGTTGAATAACAATGAAGGCTTTGCCCCAGCGCCCCCAGCCTCCTGGCAAGAGACAGTGCCCAGCTCACCCACCCAGGAGCCCACCAGAG AGCCGCCTGCGCTCCTCCCGCCCGCCCCCGCCGAGGAGAGCCCCTGCGGGGCGCAGTCGCCTGAGCACCCGGGTTGCGACTGCGAAGGGAACGGGCCCGCGGGGCCGCCTGCGCCCGACGGGACCTCGCCCTCCTCGGACCCCGGCATCGAAGCGGACCTGGGCAGCCGCTCGAGCGGGGGCCGCGGCGGCCGGCGGAGCAGCCAGGAGCTGTCCTCGCCGGGCTCGGACTCCGAGGACGCCGGGGGCGCGCGTCTGGGACGCATGATCTCGTCCATCTCCGAGAcggagctggagctgagcagcgaTGGGGGCAGCAGCAGCGGCCGATCCTCGCACCTCACCAACTCCATCGAGGAGGCCTCGTCCCCGGCCTCGGAGCCGGAGCCTGAGCCCCCCTGCGAGCCCCCGCGCCGCCCCGCCTTCCTGCCCGTGGGCCCCGACGACACCAACAGCGAGTACGAGTCTGGCTCCGAGTCGGAGCCCGACCTCAGCGAGGACGCTGACTCGCCCTGGCTGCTCAGCAACCTGGTGAGCCGCATGATCTCCGAGGGCTCGTCGCCCATCCGCTGCCCCGGCCAGTGCCTGTCCCCGGCGCAGCGGCCCGGGGAGCCCACCTCTCCCGCCGGCGACCTGGCCAGCACTGACCACGCGGCCGCGGGGCCCGGAGATGTGGAGCTGCTGGACATGGAGACGCTGTGCGGGTCGCCGCCCCCCGTGCCCCCCGCGCCCCGGCCACTCCCCGCGCAGCCCGGGCCCTGCCTCTTTCTCAGCAACCCCACGCGCGACACCATCACCCCGCTCTGGGCCGCCTCAGGCCGCGCCGCCCGCTCCGGCCGCTCCTGCTCTGCTGCCTGCtcggaagaggaggatgaggaggaagaggatgaggatgaTGCTGAGGACAAGCCAGGCCTCCCTGGGGGCAGGGGCTCGGCCCCTGTGGCGCCCCTGGACGCCTCTCTGGTGTACGACGCGGTCAAGTACACGCTGGTGGTGGACGAGCACACgcagctggagctggtgagcctGCGGCGCTGTGCCGGCCTGGGCGACGACAGCGAGGACAGTGGTGGCGAGGCCAGCGaggaggagccgggggctgcgCTGCTGGGAGGTGACCAGACCCCTGGGGACGCCTCCCCGGACAGCCCTGACCTCACCTTCTCCAAGAAATTCCTCAACGTATTCGTCAATAGCACCTCCCGCTCTTCCA gcACTGAGTCATTTGGCCTTTTTTCCTGCCTGGTCAAcggggaggagagagagcaaaCGCATCGGGCTGTCTTCAG gTTCATCCCTCGACACCCAGATGAGCTAGAGCTGGATGTGGACGATCCAGTGCTGGTGGAGGCTGAGGAGGACGACTTCTGGTTCCGAGGCTTCAACATGCGGACGGGGGAACGTGGGGTCTTTCCTGCCTTCTATGCTCACGCAGTGCCCGGCCCTGCCAAAGACCTGCTGG ggAGCAAGCGGAGTCCTTGCTGGGTGGACCGGTTTGACGTCCAGTTCCTGGGCTCCGTGGAGGTGCCTTGTCACCAGGGCAATGGCATCCTCTGTGCAGCCATGCAGAAG ATTGCCACTGCCCGGAAACTAACTGTCCACCTGCGTCCCCCAGCCTCCTGTGACCTCGAGATTTCTCTTCGGGGGGTCAAGCTAAGTTTGAGTGGAGGACCTGAG TTCCAGCACTGCAGCCACTTCTTCCAGATGAAGAACATCTCCTTCTGTGGTTGCCACCCCCGCAACAGCTG CTATTTTGGCTTCATCACCAAACACCCTCTGCTGAGCCGCTTTGCTTGCCATGTCTTTGTCTCCCAGGAGTCCATGAGGCCAGTGGCCCAGAGTGTGGG CCGAGCCTTCCTGGAATACTACCAGGAACACCTGGAGTACGCCTGCCCCACAGAGGACATCTACCTGGAGTAG